The sequence AAGTATTACTTTTTTAAGTAATCCGGTTTAGGGTAAAGCTGGGCGATCTTCCGGAATGTGGGGGAGCTGTACCTGTAAAAAATGTGGCTATGTTGCATGATAAATGAAAATTGCGTAAATTGGCGTTAAAAACTATGTATATAGTAAGGGCAAGTAGTACCTTTTGACGTCAAAAACCTACGCTATCGCTCCGATTTCCGCCACAAAAGGACAACTTGGTTTATTCCTATCGTCATAAACGGAAAGTGCGAACGCTTAAGGATTACAGTACACTTTTAACGGATAGACCTACATAGTTACATTTTATATAGTCGGAAAAAACAAAGGGGAAAAAATAAAAGCTCTCCAAAATGGAGAGCGTGGATTGATAAAGTATTCAAATCAGAAGAATAATTTGAGATACGTAAAAATAAAAAAAATAGCTGAATTATGGAAGACCAAAATCCGGAAGACTGGGAATCTCTATTTAAAGAAGAATTTGAGAAAACCGATAGACAAAACCAATATCGGGAAAGAGGAAAGCTCGGAGGTCGCCCGAAAATCAGCGAACCAAAAACCGAACGTCTTGCGCTTCGTTTTACTCCTTTGGAAATGAAAAGGCTGAAAGAAAGAGCGGATAAAAAAAAACTGAAGCTCACCGAATACAGCCGAATTATACTGCTTGAAAAAGAACTTCCGGACTATGAAAAAAACATCATGCTAACGGAGTATGCAACGAATTTCCGGAGAATCGGCAATTATATGAAGAAAGAAATGTTTACCGAAAAAGAACGAGCAGATCTGCTCAAGGAAATTGAGGACACTATAAAAGGGATTAAAACACAGATCAAATGGTAATATCTGCATCAACAAGAAATGTAAGTTCTGCATCCATCCAGTACCAACAGAGCGACAAGGAGCAGAGCGTGGAAGTGTGCCGTAACGGACTATCCGGAGAGAAGCCGAAAGAGCTGTTTGAAGAATTTAAACAGGTTGCCGATCTGAACACCCGAACGGAGAAAAAATATGTTACGGCTGTGATCTCTCCCCCAAAGGAATACAGTAAGGATTTAAGCCTTAATGATTGGGCGAAACTGGCAGAGGACTATTTAAAGCGTGAGGGCATAGAAAAGAATAATCAATATTTAGTGCATCTGCATCAATCTACGGACGATAAACACCTGCATATTATAGCGAACAGGATCGATTTTCATGGTAAAAATCAGGTTACGAGCCATAATATAGGAGAAAGGGCAACCGGACACGCTGAAGTATTATCGAAAGAGCGGAACTGGAAGACTGCACAAGAGATCACCGGAGAGAAGAAAGCGGAAATTAAAAACGTGCTTCTTCAGGAAAAAGGACAGAGTAAAAGCCTGAGCGATTTAGTAAACCGCATGGATAAGCGAGGTTATATTATGCAGATCAGCGAGAACTCGAAAGGCTTAAACGGTGCAAGGATCATCCCGAAAGCCGATATCAATATGAATCCTTCCGTTTTGGAAAAAGTAACGAAACAGGGCTTTAAATTAAGCGATATCGACCCGAAATTAAAGATTAAGGAAATCGCCTTAGACCTTGCAAAAAGCATCGGAAAAGACAGAGGAATGTCGATGTAAAACCAAAAAATAGTAAAAATTATACAATTATGGAAGAACAGAACAATCAAAACCCAAGTTCCGGACGGCTTAACCCAGTGGAACTACTGGAACAGCTCAAAACGACAACGGAAGCCCTGCACAGGGAATCCAACAACTTAAACTCCGGAGTTTCCGGAATGGATAAAAAGCTGAAGGAAAGCAGAGAGCTGATCGATCACAGCCTGAAAGAACTCAGGGAGAGCGTTATGGATATCAGGGTTAATATTTCCCCTGAAGATATCCGGAAGCTCGAAACCTACAAAGACTATTTTAAGCATTATAAACCTGTGCTGTATATTTCCCTGTTTGTCATGCTGTCAGGTTGGGGCTTGGCTCTATTTGGCGGTTATTCCGGAATCAAATATTATAAAGAAAGTGTGCGCACAAAACAGGAGATCAGGGGCGAAGTCCTTCAGGAAATTAACCAAGACGGAAATGTTATCGTATCTAAGGAGCAATGGGAAAATTATAAGTTTCAGAATGAAGTGCTGAAAGAATGGAAGAAAACCAACCCTGAAGACAGCAAATCTCTTATGGATTATGGTAACGGATATAAAGCAAAACAAAGGAAATGATGTTTTTTCCGACTATTAAAGGGATTTAAGGCGGTGAGACTTGGATAAAAATTTTTATCCTGGTCAATCTCCGGAGTAGAGAAAGGAGAAGCCAGTACGGAAGCAGAATTTTAGTTAATTGCGCATAAATCGGCTACGCCTACTCATGTATGTTGAGGAGAATTATAAATTCTCTCAACATACATTCGGGAGAAATTTGTGTTTTTAGACAGTTCAAAAGGCTGTCTATTTTTATATTTGTATGAAAGAGGGAAAACTCAATTTCTTACAAACCCTCAAATTAAAAAATTATTGAA comes from Chryseobacterium shigense and encodes:
- a CDS encoding plasmid mobilization protein, whose protein sequence is MEDQNPEDWESLFKEEFEKTDRQNQYRERGKLGGRPKISEPKTERLALRFTPLEMKRLKERADKKKLKLTEYSRIILLEKELPDYEKNIMLTEYATNFRRIGNYMKKEMFTEKERADLLKEIEDTIKGIKTQIKW
- a CDS encoding relaxase/mobilization nuclease domain-containing protein; the protein is MVISASTRNVSSASIQYQQSDKEQSVEVCRNGLSGEKPKELFEEFKQVADLNTRTEKKYVTAVISPPKEYSKDLSLNDWAKLAEDYLKREGIEKNNQYLVHLHQSTDDKHLHIIANRIDFHGKNQVTSHNIGERATGHAEVLSKERNWKTAQEITGEKKAEIKNVLLQEKGQSKSLSDLVNRMDKRGYIMQISENSKGLNGARIIPKADINMNPSVLEKVTKQGFKLSDIDPKLKIKEIALDLAKSIGKDRGMSM